One window of Novosphingobium sp. 9U genomic DNA carries:
- a CDS encoding response regulator, with amino-acid sequence MSVSDQISVQLPYLRRYARALTGSQHSGDAYVRATLEAALADQSLRSDIARSRAALYGAFTRIWSTSHVDEPVGADMGDDLHEQAAQTKLATIAPTHRQALLLTTVEEFSREDCADILGIDTPDVDTLVRQAIEEIESESTTDVLIIEDEPLISMQLEGLVSELGHNVVGTAATRAQALELFRKHPAGLVLADIQLADGSSGIDAVEDLLQFGDVPVIFITAYPERLLTGERPEPTYLVTKPFQEATVRASISQALFFGSSRPLN; translated from the coding sequence ATGTCCGTCTCCGACCAGATCAGCGTCCAGCTTCCCTATTTGCGCCGCTACGCCCGCGCATTGACCGGGTCGCAGCATTCGGGGGACGCCTATGTCCGTGCAACGTTGGAGGCGGCCCTGGCGGATCAGTCGCTCCGGTCGGACATCGCCCGAAGCCGCGCTGCGCTTTATGGTGCTTTCACGCGGATCTGGTCGACCTCGCACGTCGATGAGCCCGTTGGCGCCGACATGGGCGACGACCTGCACGAGCAGGCGGCGCAGACGAAGCTGGCCACGATCGCTCCGACGCACCGGCAGGCTCTGCTGCTGACGACAGTCGAAGAATTCTCGCGCGAAGATTGCGCCGACATCCTCGGCATCGACACGCCCGATGTGGACACGCTCGTCCGCCAGGCGATCGAGGAGATCGAGAGCGAGAGCACCACGGACGTTCTCATCATCGAGGACGAGCCGCTGATCTCGATGCAGCTGGAGGGCCTGGTTTCCGAACTCGGCCATAACGTGGTCGGGACGGCCGCGACGCGTGCGCAGGCACTCGAGCTGTTCCGCAAGCATCCTGCAGGGCTCGTGCTGGCGGATATCCAGCTGGCGGATGGCAGCTCGGGCATCGACGCTGTGGAGGACTTGCTTCAGTTCGGCGACGTTCCGGTGATCTTCATCACTGCCTATCCGGAGCGTTTGCTCACGGGCGAGCGCCCGGAGCCGACGTATCTGGTCACCAAGCCGTTCCAGGAGGCCACCGTGCGCGCCTCCATCAGCCAGGCGCTGTTCTTCGGATCCAGTCGCCCGCTCAACTGA